Within the Enterobacter bugandensis genome, the region CCACGCGAAGCCGGTGAAGAACTCAAACAGATTGAGCAGCCAGACGTGGCGCACGAACGCCAGCGCCAGCATGGTGAGGGCAAAAACCAGGCTCGCGGCCACCATCAGCCGATCGGCGTTCAGCCGCTGGCGCAGGCGCGGCAGCAGGATCGCCCCGGCAATGGCGCCCAGGCCGATGCACGCCAGCATCACGCCGTAGCCCGCCGGGCCTAAGCCCAGCTCGCGGCGCGCCACCAGCGGCAGCAGCGCCCAGCCCGCGCTGCCGAAAACGAAGAACGCCACGGTGCGCACCAGCACGTTGCGCAGCACCGGCGCGGCGTGCACGTAGCGAATGCCGGAGCGCACCGCAGAGAAGAAGTGTTCCGGCGGCAGGCGCTGCACGGACGGCGCCGGACGCCAGCGCCACAGCACCCACGCCACGCCGACCACGGACAGCGCGTTCAGGGCAAACACCATCCACGGCCCGGCGAGCGAAAGCAGAAAACCGCCCAGCGCGGGGCCAATCGCCCGGCTGATGTTCACCCCGAGCGAGTTCAGCGCCACGGCGGCACCCAGCTCCGGCTTGCTCACCAGATCGGGCACCACGGCCTGGAACGGCGGCGAGCTCATCGCCGCGCCCACGCTCAGCAGGAACGTCGCCACCAGCAGAACGGTAGGGGTGACGTGTCCGGTGAAGGAGAGCACCGTCAGCCCGGCGGCGGCGATGAACACCCACAGCTGGGAGAAGAGCAGGTATTTACGCCGGTCAACGATGTCCGCCATCACCCCGGACGGCAGGGAGAAGAGGAACATCGGCAGGCTGCTCGCCGCCTGCACCAGCGCGATATCCAGCGGATCGGCGCTGAGCGTCAGCATGCTCCAGTTGATGCCGACGTCGCTCATCCATGAGCCGACGTTAGAGACCACCGTGGCGATCCACAGCATGCGGAACACCGGCTGGCTCAGCGGCTGCCACGGCGAAGCCGCCCGCGCGGGCGTCGTCTCAACGTGTGCGTCGCGAACGTCGTTAACCTGGGTCATGCGAACCTCTCCGTCGCCTTACGCTGCAGCCGCCACTGGCCCGGCCCGGTGAGGGCGAGAGTGGTGAAGATAATCAGCAGCAGCCAGCCAAACTGCCCTTCGGCAATCGACCAGTCCGGGTGTACCGCCAGCATCGCCACCAGCAGCACGGCGATAATCGGCAGGCACGCCAGGCGGGTGTAGACGCCCGCAATGATCAACAGCGGGCAGATCACCTCGGCGACGATCGCCGGGATCAGGCTCGCGTAAGGCCCGAAGCCGAACGGATCTTCAATGCGCGTCAGCTCTTCGCTGAAGTGGAGCACCTTCGGCAGGCCGTGCACGTAGAGCAGCAGCAGGCTGCCGGTGAGGCGCAGGAAGAACAGCCCCAGGTCGACCCGGGGCGGCATAGTAGTGTTTTTCATCAGAATGCAAAGCAGCTGCAGCCCAGCGCCCCCCAGAAAGCGTTATCGTCGGACACCGGCATCTCTGACGTGCGGGCGAAATCATGCTGGTGGCTGTGAACCCCGCACGGGCCGCTGCAGTGGTGAGCCACACTCAAGCCGACGCGCGTAGCCTGCGGCGGCGCGCTGCGGTAGTGGCCCGGTACCTTCACCACCGGAGACCACTCGGGCAGAACCGGAATGGCCGGTGGCGCGAGCGGGCCGAAGGTGCCTGCGGCGTAGACGATGTCGCCGTTGACCACCGTCAGGACGGACTCGATGCCCTTGATCTCCTCTTCCGGCACGCGGAAGTAGTCTTTGCTGAGCACCGCCAGGTCGGCGAGCTGGCCGACCTTGATCTGCCCCTTCTGGTTCTGCTCGCTGGAGAACCACGCGCTGCCCTGGGTCCAGAGCATCAGGGCTGTGTCGCGGTCCAGACGGGCGCTATGATCGTACATCTGCATCCCGCCTACGGTGCGGCCGGAGACCAGCCAGTAGAGCGCGGTCCACGGGTTATAGCTCGCCACGCGGGTGGCGTCGGTACCTAAGCCCACCGGCACGCCGGTCTCGAGCATTTTTGCCACCGGCGGCGTGTGGCGGGTAGCTTCGATGCCATAGCGCTCGGCAAAGTACTCCCCCTGGAAGGCCATGCGGTGCTGGACGGCAATGCCGCCGCCCAGCGCTTTGATGCGGTCTATGTTGGCCTGGGTAACGGTTTCCGCATGGTCGAAGAACCAGTGCAGGCCGTTGAACGGAATGTCGCGGTTAACTTTTTCGAACACGTCCAGCATGCGGCTGATGGATTCGTTGTAGGTGGCGTGCAGGCGGAACGGCCAGCGGTGCTCCACCAGATGGCGCACCACGCGCTCCAGCTCGTCCTCCATGCCCGGCGCGAGGTCCGGACGCGGCTCGAGGAAGTCTTCAAAATCGGCGGCGGAGAAGACCAGCATCTCGCCCGCGCCGTTGTGGCGGAAGAAGTCGCTGCCCTGGCCCGGCGTGAGCATGTCGGTCCATTTTTCAAAGTCTTCCAGCTCGTGGCCCGGACGCTGGGTAAACAGGTTATAGGCGATGCGGATGGTCATCTGCTTTTTCTCGTGCAGCTCGGCAATCACCTCGTAATCTTCCGGGTAGTTCTGGAAGCCGCCGCCCGCGTCGATGGCGCTGGTCAGCCCCAGACGGTTCAGCTCGCGCATAAACTGGCGCGTGGAGTTGACCTGCTGCTCCAGCGGCAGCTTCGGCCCTTTCGCCAGCGTGGCATAGAGGATCATGGCGTTCGGACGGGCAATCAGCATCCCGGTCGGGTTGCCGTTGGCGTCGCGCTGGATCTCGCCGCCCGGCGGGTTCGGCGTCTCTTTGGTGTAGCCGACCACCTTCAGCGCGGCGCGGTTGAGCAGGGCGCGGTCGTACAGGTGCAGAATGAAGACCGGGGTGTCCGGCGCGGCGTCGTTAATCTCATCCAGCGTCGGCATGCGGCGCTCGGCAAACTGGAACTCGCTCCAGCCGCCCACCACGCGCACCCACTGGGGCGACGGCGTGCGCAGGGCCTGCTCTTTCAGCATCCGCAGGGCATCAGCCAGCGACGGCACGCCTTCCCAGCGCAGCTCGAGGTTGTAGTTCAGCCCGCCGCGGATCAGGTGCAGGTGCGAGTCGTTCAGGCCGGGGATCGCGGTGTGGCCTTTCAAATCCACCACCTTAGTGCCGTCGCAGTGGTGCTGCATCACCTCGGCGACGGTACCCACTTCCAGAAATTTTCCGTCGCGCACGGCAACGGCTTCCGCGACAGGGTTCTCGCGATCGACGGTGTGAAACTGGCCGTTAACCAGAATGAGATCGGCTTTACCGAGGGTAACCATAACTGCTCCTGACTGAGAGGGGGAATGGTCAGGATTATGGGAACCGGTTTCGGCAAAGATCCAGTTATACAATAGGATAGGTATACCAAAGTATAACTATACCTAAGGTTAACTATACGAAGAGATAATTACGCGCGGCGACGGAAATCCGCAGGATGAGGGTGACTTTATCGTCGCGGCGCTCGCGGCGATTTCTACCCTTAACCACTGGAAAATGCTATGACCTCTTCAAAGCTCGAAGTGTTAACCCCTGCGAACTGTCAGATCATCTTTATCGATCACCAGCCACAGATGGCGTTTGGCGTGCAGTCTATTGACCGCCAGGTGCTGAAAAACAACACCGTGGCGCTGGCGAAAGCGGCCAAAGTGTTCAACATCCCGACCATCATCACCACCGTTGAGACAGAAAGCTTCTCCGGCAATACCTATCCGGAGCTGTTGGACGTCTTCCCGGGCCAGGACATTCTGGAGCGTACCTCCATGAACTCCTGGGACGACCAGAAGGTGCGCGACGCGCTGAAGGCTAACGGCAAGAAGAAGGTGGTGGTTGCCGGCCTGTGGACCGAAGTGTGCAACAACAGCTTTGCCCTGTGCGCGATGCTGGAAGGCGACTACGAAATTTATATGGTGGCGGACGCGTCCGGCGGCACCTCCAAAGAAGCCCACGACTTCGCGATGCAGCGCATGATCCAGGCAGGCGTGATCCCGGTGACCTGGCAGCAGGTGATGCTGGAGTGGCAGCGCGACTGGGCGCGTAAAGAGACCTACACCGCGGTGATGGATATCGTGCGCGAACACTCCGGCGCGTACGGCATGGGCGTGGATTACGCCTACACCATGGTGCACAAAGCACCGTCTCGCCAGAAGAGCGAGCACCGCACCTTAGCGCCGGTCCCGGCTCGCTAAGTTCCGCTGGCGGGCTGGTCCCTCATCCGGCTCGCCGCTGCCTCTTTCTCTGGAGTTCACAATGAGTACTGGGCTGATATCCCTTGCCGCAGGCGTGTTGATTGGCCTGATGTATGCCGTGCTGAAGGTGCGCTCCCCCGCGCCGCCCGCGCTGGCGCTGATTGGCTTGCTGGGGATGCTGGCGGGTGAACAGGCGACGCGCCATCTGTTATCCCGCGACGGCGCGCCGCCTCCTCAGGTAACGGTTCCGCAGGTGAAATCGCAGACGGGAGCGACGTCATGAGAGCATGGATAATTTCGCTGGTGTGCGGCGTGGTTGCTGGGGTAATTTACGCCCTGCTCGACGTTCATTCCCCGGCACCGCCGGTTGTCGCCCTGCTTGGCCTGTTTGGCATGCTGGTGGGTGAACAGCTCATCCCGGTGGGACGGCGTTTACTGAGTCGCGAACCGTTTACCCTCGCCTGGTTTCGTCACGAATGCGTGCCGAAAATCAGCGGCACGGCGCCCCCCGCGCCCGCGAAGGACGATCGCGACGTTTAATGATTTTTTTGAGGAAAGACAGCATGACGCTGCCGTGGCGCATTGCCATCATTGATGACGAACGTTCCGTCCGCAGCGGGCTGAGTAATCTCCTGGAGTCGGAAGGGTATGCCGCCGATACGTTTGATTCGGCAGAGGTGTTTCTGAGCCATCCGCTCGCCCTGTCCGGCGCGGCGCTGGTGATCGCCGATATCAAGCTGCGGGGCATGAGCGGCCTGGAGCTGTTTGAAAAGCTGCGGCTGCTGGCCGTCCCCCCGCCGCCCGTGATCTTTATCTCCGGTCATGCTGATGAAAATATGCAGCGGTACGCTCTTAGCCTGGGCGCCGCTGCATTTTTGCGTAAACCCATTAACATCGATATTCTGCTGGATCATATACAGCGGGAGCTGGCCCGCCGACGATAAGGATCGCGGATGAACGAACACGAGCAGCCTGCATTCTGGCCCGCCCAGGGGAATCTTCACCAGGGGCGGGTTTTTGTCCTTAAAGAGGATGTGATTTTTACCGTGCTGGCGCAGGAGGGCGGTATCGCCTGGATGCACGCGCGCCATCCCCATTCAGGCGGCTCGTTCATCATTGCCACCGCGGTGAGCGACGAAGAGGAAGAGCGGGCCACGCGGCTGCTAAAAAACGAATTTGCGCTGCGTGACGTGCTGCAGGACAGCTGGGCCATCCGCGCTGTTGCCTCCACCCAGTACCGGGGACGATTCGCGCTGGTGTATGCGCCGTTTGCGTTTGAGCTGCTGGCGCGACGCGCGGGCAGGGCGATCTCGGGGATCTCGCGCTTTATTGAGATGGCGATCCAGATCTGCGTTCCCCTGCGCCAGATGCACCTGCAAAACCTGATCCACGGCGATATCAAGCCCGGCGCGATTTTTGTTCATCACGATGCCACCTGCCGTCTGGGCAGCTTTGGCCTCTCCTGTAGCCTCTCCGGTGCCTTCTCCCAGACCCGGCTTGCCGTTTCAGGCGGTACGCCCGCGTATATGTCGCCGGAGCACACCACCCGCACCCGGCGTCCCGTTGACGGCCGCAGCGATCTCTACAGCCTCGGCATGGTGCTGTATGAACTCCTGACCGGACGCCTGCCGTTTGAGTTGGGGGAGGACGATCAAACCAACTGGGCGCACTACCATATTGCCTCGGAGCCGCTGGCCCCGGACGTGATTCGCCCGGACGTGCCGGGGATGCTGTCGACCATCATCCTCAAGCTGCTGGAAAAGCACCCCGATAACCGCTACCAGACGGTCGACGGGCTGATTGCCGACCTCCGCCGCTGCCAGGCGACGCTGACCTGCGAGGGTGAGATTGTCGCCTTTACGCCCGGCCAGCAGGACCGCACTCCCGCGATCCATCTGGCGGACTCCCTGTTCGCGACGCATCCGCAGGCGAATGACGTCATTGCCGCGTTTGAGCGGGTGGGGCAGAACCTGGTGCCGGAGCTGGTGACAATCGGCGGGCCGTCGGGGATTGGCAAATCGTCCATCATCGCGACGGCGCTCAAAACGCTGCAGCAGCGTCAGGTTTTGCTGGCGGTGGGGAAAGTCGATCAGTTCTCGCCGTCTTTACCCTACGGCGTATTAAGCTCCGCGTTCCGCACCCTGACGCTGCACCTGCTGGGGCTGCCCGCGGAAGATGTGGCGAAGTGGAAAATCCGCCTGTCGCGCGCCCTGGAGGGGTACGAAGCGCTGGCCGTCAGCCTGGTGCCCGAGCTGGGGCTGCTCCTTGAGAGCAAGCTGCGCTACTCGGCGGATACGTTTTCCATTGATGCCCGGGCGCGCTTCAGCCATATGGTGCTGGCGCTGGTTAAAACCTTTGCTTCTCAGGGCTGCCCGCTGGTGCTGGTGCTCGACGATCTCCAGTGGAGCGACGCGGCCAGCCTGCATACGCTGAAACATCTGCTGGTGACCTGCGGCGCTATCCCGCTGCTGCTGGTGGTCGCCCACCGCGATATCGGTTCGTTGTCTGAACCGACGCTGCAACAGCAGCTGGCGAGCCTGCCGGAAGCGGCGCAAAACGCGACTGAAATTGTCCCGCAGGCGCTGTCCGTGAAGGCGGTGGCGCGCTGGCTGGCGACGATATTTCGTGCCCGCAGCGCGGCGACGACCGACCTCGCCACGCTGATCCACGAGAAAACCGGGGGTAACCCGCTCTTTGTGCACGAGTTTTTCCGCCGCATCGTGGATGACGGGCTGGTGGTGCACAACAAATATCAGGATAAGTGGCACTACGATCTGCAGGCGATCCGCGCCCGGCACTACACCGAAAATGTCGTTACCCTGGTGCTGGAGCAGCTCGAAGAGCTGCCCGACGAGACGCGCCGCCTGCTGGGCAGCCTCGCCTGCCTCGGCGGCACGGGCGAGATGGAGATGATCTGCCGGGTGGTCAGCATGTCGATGGCGGAAATGCGCTATGCGCTGCATCCGGCGGTGATGGCCCAGCTCATTGTGCTGACGGAAAAAGAGTACGCCTTCACCCACGACCGGGTGCAGGAGGCGGCCTTTGCGATGCTGGATCAGCATGAGAAAAGCCATCTTCACCTGACCACCGCCAGCCTGCTGGCCGACGCCGCGCGTCAGGCCGCGGGGAACGAACTGCTGTTCCGCGCCGTTCACCACGTCACGGCCGCGCTGGACTGCATCCAGCCCGTGCCGCAGCGCCAGATGTTCCGCGAGCTGAGCCTGCTGGCCGCACGACGGGCAAAGCGTTCGGGGGATTATCCATCGGCGCTCAGCTATATCCAGACCGCCAGAGCGCTGGGCAACGCCGGGACGGTGTCAGACTTTATGCTTGATATCGAAGAGGCGGGCTGCGAGTTTGCTCTGGGGCACCTGGAGCGCACCCGCGAGCTGTGTGACGCCATCCTCGGCTGCCCCGGCGGGCTGACCGAAAAGGCGCTGGCGGCCAACCTGCTGGTGGAAGTGTACATTCGCCAGTCGGACAGCCGTCTGGCGCTGGAGGCGGCGCTCTGCTGGCTGGGGATTTTTGGTATTCAGATTGGCCGCCACCCGGAAGATGCCGACTGCGACGAGGCCTGGGAACACTTCTGCAACCGCACGGCCGACGCGCCGCAAAGCCTTTTTGCCCAGCTGTCGCGGATGGATAACCCGGAAACCGAAGCGGTGATGAACCTGCTCTACAGCGCCAGCATTTGCGCCAGCTTCATCTGCCCGCGCCTGCATTTTTTGCTGCTCTGCCGCATGATGCACCTCACCCTCGACCACGGCATCACTGGCGCCTCCACCACGGCGATGGCCTGGTTTGGCGTGCTGATTGGCCAGCGCTACGCCGAGTACCGCCTCGGGTTCCAGTACGGCACCCTGGCCCGCGAGCTGGTGAACCGCCACGGCTACGACGCGTTCGAAGCCAAAACCCTGCTGCCCCTCGACCAGCTCAGCGTCTGGACCCAGCCGCTGTCATTCACCATTGAGTGCGCAACAGCCTGCTTCACCGCCGCCGTTACCCACGGCGATATGACGGTGGCCTGCTTTGCGGCCTGCCATCAGGTCATTAACTTCCTCTCTCGGGGCGATCACCTGGACGGAGTGTTGACCAGCATCGATCGCGGCCTGGCGTTTGTACGTAAAACCCACTTCCAGGACGTGGAGACCATATTGATGCTCCAGCGCACCTTCGTGGAGTTTTTGCGCACGCCGACGATCGGCACCTGGACCGCGTCGCAGGCGCTGCCCGAGGCGCTGCTTCCCGCGTCGCCGGAGCAGGCCCCGGAGCAGACCTCCACTATGCTGTTCTGGTACTGGCTCTACCGCGGCATGGCGCACTTTACCTGCGGCGAGTATACCGACGCGCAGGCGGATCTTGAGATGGCGGGCTGGTACGCGTGGTCTGCGCCGGGCCATATCCATCTGCTGGATTACCATCTCTACAGCGCGCTGGCGCTCTCACGTCAGCTGACGCCGGAGACGTTTTCGGCAAATCACCGCCGCAGCATTCACGCTCACTACGACAAAATCGCCCTCTGGGCGCGCATTAATCCCGGCACGTTCGCGGATAAAGAGGCGCTGATCTACGCCGAAATTGTCCGTCTGGACGGGATGAACAGCATTGCGCTTGAGCAGTATGAGAAGGCGGTCCGGCTCTCCCGCGAGGGTGGCTTTAACCCGATTAACGCCCTGGCCCACGAGCTGGCGGGCCGCTTTGCGCTGGCCTGCGGCTACCCGACCGCATCAGACGCGCACTTCCGCGGCTCGATTGCCGCCTGGGGCCGCGCGGGCGCGCAGGCCAAGGTGCGCCAGCTGGAGCAGGATTTCCCGCACCTGCTGGCCTCCGGGCAGGCCAGCGCCTACGACACGGTGGCGTTTGCCCAGAACGAGACGATCCGCGATCTGCAGAGCGTGATCAAGGCTTCCCGCGCGCTGTCGGAAGAGATCAATCTTGAGCGCCTGATTGAAAACCTGATGACCATCCTGCTCGAACGCGCCGGGGCGCAGCGCGGCTTGCTGCTTCGCGTGAACGATAACCTGATCCCGGAGATCGAGGCCAGCGCCTGGACCAGCACCGACGGCGTGCGGGTGCGGATCCTGAAAGACGTGCCGATGGCGACCGACATGCCGCTGTCGGTGCTGGCTGCGGTGATCCGCACCGGGCAGGAGATCCGCACCGGCAAGCCGGAGGAGTTTCATCCTTTCAGCCAGGACCCTTATCTGGTGACCTCGGGGGCGGCGGTGATGTGCGTCCCGATGTTCAAACAGGCGCGGCTGGTGGGCGTGCTCTACCTGGAAAACCGCCTGATGCCGGAGGTCTTCACCGCCGAGCACTCGCGCGTGGTCAGCCTGCTGGGCGCGCAGGCAGCGGTATCCCTGGAGACGGCGCGGCTCTACGCCGAGCTGCTGGCGGAGAACATTCAGCGCCGCCGGGTGGAAAAAGAGCTGCGCGCCAGCCAGACCTCGCTGATGCTGGGCGAGCAGATCAGCCACACCGGCAGCTGGCGCTGGGAGCTGGAGCAGGATCTGATGTTTGTCTCGGAAGAGTACGCCCGCATTCTCGGCCTGCCCGACCAGCAAAAGATGATCTCCATGGCGGAGTTTTTAACCTTCGTCCACGAGGACGATTACGCCCGCATCAGCGCCATCGTCACCCAGAGCGTGCGCGACGGGCTCTCCATGCGTGCGGAGTTTCGTATAAAGCGCACCGACGGCTCAACGCGCTACATCCTCGGGATTGGCGATCCGGTGGGGGTGGGCAGCGAGGTGAACGAGTACTACGGCATTATTACGGATATCACCAGCCAGCGCGCCGCGGAGGATGCCATGCGGGTGGCGCAGGCGGATCTGGCGAGGGTGTCCCGCGCCACCACCGTCGGGCAGCTGACCTCCTCCATCGCTCACGAGATCAACCAGCCGCTGATGTCGATCGTCTCGAATGCCGGGGCGAGCCTGCGCTGGCTCAGCCGCGAGCCCGCCCGCCTGGATAAAGTGCGCGAAGGGCTGGAGGAGATCGCCGCGGAAGGCGCGCGTGCGGGGGAGATCATTCGCAGCATCCAGTCCCTGACGCGCAAGCAGGATCCCACCTTCTCGCGCATTGATATGCACTACCTGATCCACCATATCATCACGCTTTCGCGCAGCGAGCTGGAGCAGAGACACATTAGCGTTGATTATCTGTTGAACGCCAGCGACAGCTTTATCACCGGGGACAGCGTGCAGATCCAGCAGGTGCTGCTGAATCTGGTGATGAATGCGGTAGAAGCGATGGCCGAGGTGAGGGATCGCGCCAGCACCATCATCCTCAGCACCGCCAACGCGGAAGGGAAAGTGCTCGTTGAGATCGCCGATACCGGGAGCGGCATTGAGCCCGAACGGCTGGAGCAGATTTTTGACTCGTTCTACTCCACCAAGCCGCAGGGGATGGGGATGGGGCTGACCATCAGCGCCAGCATCATCGAGCGCCACTGCGGAAAGCTGAGCGCGCGCCGCCGGGAGCCGCACGGCACGGTGTTTACCTTCGCGCTGCCGCTGGCCGCGCAGGAAGGGTAAACGTTACTCAGCGGGCTGGCTTTTGGTCAGGCGCTCAACGGCCCTGACCAGCTCGGCCACGGAGCGCACCTGCATTTTCTCCATCACGCGGCGGCGGTGCACTTTCACCGTGATCTCGCTGACGCCCAGCTCGGCGGCAATCTGCTTGTTGAGCTTGCCGGTGATGGCAAGCTCAAGCACCTCGTGCTCGCGCGGCGTGAGGGACAGATGGCGCTGCTTCAGGGCGTAGTGCTCTTTATTGCGCACGGCGTTGTTTTCCGCCAGCTGCAGCGCGGACTCAATGGCGTCGATCAGCGCGGCGGATTCGACGGGCTTGGTGAGAAATTCGTACGCGCCGCCTTTGATGGCGCGCACCGACATCGGGATAGTGCCGTGGCCGGTGAGAAAAATAATCGGGATCTCGCGCCCGCTGTCTTTGAGCGCGTCCGCCACCTCGAAGCCAGAGATGGCGGGCATCTGCATGTCGAGGATCACGCACGACGGCAGATCCTCAAACCGGTGTTGAAGAAACGTTTCTGCTGATGAAAAGCCGATGGCGTTTAAGTCTGCCGATTCCAGTAGCCCGATTACGGACTGCCTGACCGCGTCATCGTCATCAACCACATACACAATGTGTTCCATTCACCGCCCCGGTGCTGATTTAAATGTCGAGGATGCAAACAGTCTCAACGGTGGCGTAAGAGACTGTTTATGCTGACTTTCATCTTAACACATTAAATATCATTATCATTTAACAATATGATAACCATATGAAGTATAGCGAGCCGGGGCGGGGGTGGTGAAGGAATGAAACGCTGTTTTTATGCACCGACAAGTTCGATGCGGTTGCCGTCCGGGTCCGCGATTACCGCTTCATAAAAGCCGTCCCCGGTCATGCGCGGGGCGCTGAGCAGCGTGCCGTTTGACTGCGCCCGCTCGGCCATGCTGTCCACTTTTGCCTTGCTGCCGACGTTAATGGCGATATGCGCCCAGCCGATAAACTCCGGGTGCGACGGGGCGTCGGGCAGGTCCGGCAGCGTCATCAGCTCGAGGGTCGGCCCGTCATCCAGGGTAATAAAATGGGATTCAAACCCCGGACGGTTTTTGCTGACGTAGCGTTCGTTACTGCGGCCATTAAACACCGTTTCCCAGAACTGAACCTGGGCCTCAAGGCTGCGGGTCCAGAGTGCGACATGTGCAATATTCATAAGATCCCTCGTTATTTGTCTGTGAGGACTTTCACCGATAAAACAGGCTACACTCTGGTTTTGAGCGCGACAAGCTGAGGAAACAACAATGCACTACACACTGAAAGAAAGCGACAAGGACAAAGCGGAAGGGTCAAGCGGCGCGGGCGCTCTGCAGCAAAAACTGCTGGAGTCCCGTTCGATTGTTATCTCCGGCGAGATCAACCAGGAGCTGGCGCAGAAGGTCATTACCCAGATGATCCTGCTGCAAAGCGTCAGCAACGATCCGATCAAGCTGTACATCAACAGCCAGGGCGGCCACGTGGAAGCGGGTGACACCATTCACGACTTCATCAAGTTCATCCGCCCGGAAGTGCACGTCATCGGCACCGGCTGGGTGGCGAGCGCCGGGATCACCATCTTCCTGGCAGCGAAAAAAGAGCACCGCTACTCGCTGCCGAATACCCGCTTTATGATCCACCAGCCGCTGGGCGGCGTGCGCGGTCAGGCGACGGATATTGAGATCGAAGCGCGCGAGATCATCCGCATGCTGGATCGCGTCAACAAGCTGATCGCTGACGCCACCGGCCAGCCGCTGGAAAAAGTGAAAAAAGACACCGACCGCAACTACTGGATGTCTCCGGCAGAAGCGCTGGACTACGGCATCGTGGGCAAACTGATTACCCATTACGACGAGCTGAACCTGGATTAAGTTTTACTGCCGTGTACGTGTCGGGTAGCGGCTTCGCCTTACCCGACCTACGCGCGCTCGTTTGACCCATGACAAGTTCCCCCTCTGCCTTCTTGCCTATAATCGCGCCTGTTTCCCCTCTCACTGGTGCTACCCATGGCGTATCAATTGAACCTGAACTGGCCGGAATTTCTTGAGAAATACTGGCAAAAACAACCCGTAGTGCTGAAAAATGCCTTCCCGAATTTTGTCGACCCGATTACCCCGGACGAGCTGGCAGGCCTGGCGATGGAGCCGGAAGTCGATAGCCGTCTGGTGAGCCACGCTAACGGCAAATGGCAGGCCAGCAATGGTCCGTTTGAGCACTTTGACGGTCTGGGCGAAACCGGCTGGTCGCTGCTGGCGCAGGCGGTGAACCACTGGCATATGCCCGCCGCGGAGCTGGTGCGTCCGTTCCGCGCCCTGCCAGACTGGCGTCTGGACGATCTGATGATCTCCTTCTCCGTGCCGGGCGGCGGCGTGGGTCCGCATATCGATCAGTACGACGTGTTTATCATTCAGGGGATGGGCAGCCGCCGCTGGCGCGTGGGCGACAAGCTGCCGATGCGTCAGTTCTGCCCGCATCCGGCGCTGCTGCACGTGGAACCGTTTGAGCCGATCATCGACGAAGATCTTGAGCCGGGCGATATCCTCTATATTCCGCCTGGATTCCCCCATGACGGCTTCACCCATGAAACGGCGCTGAACTACTCCGTCGGCTTCCGCGGGCCGAACGGCCGCGATCTGATCAGCAGCTTTGCCGACTACGCGCTGGAAAACGATCTGGGCGGC harbors:
- a CDS encoding ribosomal protein uL16 3-hydroxylase — translated: MAYQLNLNWPEFLEKYWQKQPVVLKNAFPNFVDPITPDELAGLAMEPEVDSRLVSHANGKWQASNGPFEHFDGLGETGWSLLAQAVNHWHMPAAELVRPFRALPDWRLDDLMISFSVPGGGVGPHIDQYDVFIIQGMGSRRWRVGDKLPMRQFCPHPALLHVEPFEPIIDEDLEPGDILYIPPGFPHDGFTHETALNYSVGFRGPNGRDLISSFADYALENDLGGEHYSDPDLTCREHPGRVEQYELDRIRQMMIDMISKPDDFTKWFGSFVSTPRHELDIAAAEPPYSADEVLDALQGGETLSRLSGLRVLNVNGSVFINSEQLETVDAKGADALCRYTELGQAELGDALKNPAFVDELTGLINQGYWYFDE